A single genomic interval of Alistipes provencensis harbors:
- a CDS encoding response regulator transcription factor produces MKILIVEDEPSLREIMARTLVREQYVVEQAADYAAALDKIAAYDYDCILLDIMLPGGSGLRLLEALKQRRSRAGVIIISARDSLDDKIEGLELGADDYLPKPFHLAELSARIRSVLRRHQRDGHESLDAGNVRLWPDSRRVEVAGREMELLRKEYDILHYFMSRPNHTVDKTALAEGVWGDHIDQADNFDFVYAQMKNLRRKLHDAGADIEIRAVYGFGYKLVQP; encoded by the coding sequence ATGAAAATATTGATTGTTGAAGACGAACCCTCCCTGCGGGAGATCATGGCCCGGACGCTGGTCCGCGAGCAATACGTCGTCGAGCAGGCCGCCGATTATGCCGCGGCACTCGACAAGATCGCCGCATACGACTATGACTGCATCCTGCTGGATATCATGCTGCCCGGGGGCAGCGGCCTGCGGCTGCTCGAAGCGCTGAAGCAGCGTCGCAGCCGTGCCGGAGTCATCATCATTTCGGCCCGCGATTCGCTGGACGACAAGATCGAGGGACTGGAACTCGGGGCCGACGACTACCTGCCCAAGCCGTTCCATCTGGCCGAGCTCAGCGCTCGCATCCGCAGTGTCCTGCGGCGCCACCAGCGCGACGGGCACGAGAGCCTCGATGCCGGGAACGTGCGTCTGTGGCCCGACAGCCGCCGCGTCGAGGTGGCAGGCCGCGAGATGGAACTGCTGCGCAAGGAGTACGATATCCTCCACTACTTCATGTCCCGCCCTAACCACACGGTCGACAAGACTGCGCTGGCCGAGGGGGTCTGGGGCGACCATATCGATCAGGCCGACAATTTCGATTTCGTCTATGCGCAGATGAAGAACCTCCGCCGCAAGCTCCACGATGCAGGCGCCGACATCGAGATACGCGCCGTCTACGGCTTCGGCTATAAACTCGTACAGCCATGA
- the rpmF gene encoding 50S ribosomal protein L32 has product MAHPKHKVSSTRRDKRRTNYKATVPTVVTCSNCGAAVLYHRVCPECGFYRGKLAIEKKAAE; this is encoded by the coding sequence ATGGCACATCCTAAACACAAAGTCTCGTCGACGCGACGCGATAAGCGCAGAACCAACTACAAGGCTACCGTTCCGACGGTGGTTACCTGCTCGAACTGCGGTGCAGCCGTCCTGTACCACCGCGTATGCCCCGAGTGCGGCTTCTATCGCGGAAAGCTGGCTATCGAGAAAAAGGCTGCCGAATAA
- a CDS encoding YceD family protein — protein MGETQRYAIPYSGLKTGCHEFRFEVDGSLFEEYQSTEIKDGRCEVTVDADRTENRIVLDVTITGYVVVECDRCLEDCRVPIDFEGQLVVKFSEEVHEYDGEVMWMLPGEDRVDLTQYIYESIVLSLPYQRVHPDGACNPEMLERFRIVSDQEFASIEARAEGGKEHNEGEWAKLAALREQMEAEGEEPEKAKKPRGTK, from the coding sequence ATGGGGGAAACTCAACGATATGCAATCCCTTATAGCGGGTTGAAGACTGGCTGTCACGAATTTCGGTTCGAGGTGGACGGATCGTTGTTCGAGGAGTACCAGAGCACGGAGATCAAGGACGGCAGGTGTGAGGTGACGGTCGATGCCGACCGCACGGAGAACCGGATCGTGCTCGATGTGACGATCACGGGATACGTCGTCGTGGAGTGCGACCGCTGTCTGGAAGATTGCCGGGTGCCCATCGACTTCGAGGGGCAGTTGGTGGTGAAGTTCTCCGAGGAGGTGCACGAATACGACGGCGAGGTGATGTGGATGCTGCCGGGCGAGGACCGGGTGGACCTCACGCAGTACATCTACGAGAGCATCGTGCTGTCGCTGCCTTACCAGCGGGTGCATCCCGACGGAGCGTGCAACCCCGAAATGCTCGAGCGTTTCCGCATCGTCTCGGATCAGGAGTTCGCGTCGATCGAGGCCCGGGCCGAAGGCGGAAAGGAACACAACGAGGGCGAGTGGGCCAAACTGGCGGCGCTGCGCGAGCAGATGGAAGCCGAGGGGGAGGAGCCGGAAAAAGCGAAAAAGCCCCGCGGCACGAAATAA
- the plsX gene encoding phosphate acyltransferase PlsX, with protein sequence MIKIGVDAMGGDYAPEATVKGAIMALETVGSDSRIVLFGDERKINSVLSSEGCPADRFDIVATTEVIEMGDHPAKAFQAKADSSITVGFGYLAKGAIDGFASAGSTGAMMVGSMYAVKPIEGVIRPTISSLIPTVTGRPALLLDVGLNVDCKPEVLEQYGLIGSIYAEAVLGIEKPRVAVLNIGEEETKGNVQTKAAYELLKADGRINFVGNVEASYIFSAKVADVVVCDGFVGNTVLKMAEGLYRINKALGCSNAFWDAMNYENVGGTPVLGVNAPVIIGHGCSSPEAIKSMILSTGQVIRAGLTEKLQRAFKN encoded by the coding sequence ATGATAAAGATTGGTGTAGACGCCATGGGCGGCGATTACGCTCCCGAAGCCACTGTGAAAGGTGCTATCATGGCACTCGAGACGGTCGGGTCGGACAGCCGTATCGTGCTGTTCGGCGACGAGCGGAAAATTAACTCCGTGCTCTCTTCGGAAGGGTGTCCGGCCGACAGGTTCGACATCGTTGCCACTACCGAGGTGATCGAGATGGGCGACCATCCGGCCAAGGCATTTCAAGCCAAGGCCGATTCGAGCATTACGGTAGGCTTCGGCTATCTGGCCAAGGGCGCCATCGACGGATTTGCGAGCGCCGGGTCCACCGGGGCCATGATGGTCGGCTCGATGTATGCCGTCAAACCCATTGAAGGGGTCATCCGGCCTACGATCTCATCCCTCATTCCCACGGTCACGGGGCGTCCCGCGCTGCTGCTGGATGTGGGCCTGAACGTGGACTGCAAGCCCGAGGTGCTGGAGCAGTACGGACTGATCGGCTCGATTTACGCCGAGGCGGTGCTGGGCATCGAGAAACCGCGTGTCGCGGTGCTCAACATCGGCGAGGAGGAGACCAAGGGCAATGTCCAGACCAAGGCCGCTTACGAACTGCTGAAGGCCGACGGCCGCATCAATTTCGTGGGTAACGTCGAAGCTTCGTACATCTTCTCGGCGAAGGTCGCCGACGTGGTTGTCTGCGACGGATTCGTCGGCAACACGGTGCTGAAGATGGCCGAGGGGCTCTACCGCATCAACAAGGCGCTGGGATGCAGCAATGCTTTCTGGGACGCCATGAATTACGAAAACGTCGGCGGCACCCCCGTTCTGGGTGTCAACGCGCCTGTCATCATCGGCCACGGATGCTCTTCGCCCGAGGCCATCAAGAGCATGATCCTTTCGACGGGGCAGGTCATCCGGGCCGGCCTCACGGAGAAGTTGCAGCGTGCGTTCAAAAATTAA
- a CDS encoding sensor histidine kinase: MKLVYRILLHLSWALSLLLAAWAVLFYVTMIDEINDEMDDALESRAEVILTRVLAGRELPVPASEGNNAYFLNEVSAEYAATQPRERYSDEEIFIPERDDEEPARVLRKVFHDRDGKWYELTVMTPTIEKDDLREAILGWIVCLYLFLLLLILLITVVVLYRTMRPLYALLRWLDGYTVGAQNPPLAVETSVKEFRKLNDAARRYAERAESVFERQKQFIGNASHEMQTPLAVCRNRLEMLVDDAQTLSEEQLGEIAKVQRTLDYLVRLNRSLLLLSKIDNGQFPEAEEVDLNALVRRTAEDMEEIYAYRGMRFTLTDEGPLTVRMNPSLAGSVVANLVKNAFVHGDAGGEIAVTVAPRRFTVSNSGAGGPLDAGHIFDRFYQGAKKEGSTGLGLAVVDAVCRLYGAKIAYSYINGRHCFTVDF, translated from the coding sequence ATGAAACTCGTCTACCGTATTCTGCTGCACCTGTCGTGGGCCTTGTCGCTGCTGCTGGCGGCGTGGGCCGTGCTGTTTTACGTCACGATGATCGACGAGATCAACGACGAGATGGATGACGCCCTCGAATCGCGCGCCGAGGTGATCCTCACGCGGGTATTGGCGGGCCGGGAGCTTCCGGTTCCGGCTTCCGAGGGCAACAACGCCTATTTTCTCAACGAGGTGTCGGCCGAATATGCCGCCACACAGCCGCGTGAGCGTTATTCCGACGAGGAGATCTTCATTCCCGAGCGGGATGACGAGGAGCCGGCGCGTGTGCTGCGCAAGGTGTTCCACGACCGCGACGGGAAGTGGTACGAGTTGACGGTGATGACGCCCACGATCGAGAAGGACGATCTCCGTGAGGCGATTCTCGGCTGGATCGTCTGCCTCTACCTGTTCCTGCTGCTGCTGATCCTGCTCATTACGGTCGTAGTGCTGTATCGCACGATGCGGCCCCTTTACGCCCTGCTGCGGTGGCTGGACGGCTATACCGTGGGGGCGCAGAATCCGCCGCTGGCTGTCGAGACCTCTGTGAAGGAGTTCCGGAAGTTGAACGATGCCGCACGCCGCTATGCCGAGCGGGCCGAGTCGGTGTTCGAACGGCAGAAGCAGTTCATCGGCAACGCTTCGCACGAGATGCAGACCCCGCTGGCGGTCTGCCGCAACCGGCTCGAAATGCTGGTCGACGATGCGCAGACGCTTTCGGAGGAGCAGTTGGGCGAGATCGCCAAGGTACAGCGGACGCTGGATTACCTCGTGCGGCTCAACCGTTCGCTGCTGTTGCTGTCGAAGATCGACAACGGGCAGTTTCCCGAAGCCGAGGAGGTCGACCTGAATGCACTGGTGCGCCGCACGGCTGAAGACATGGAGGAGATTTACGCCTACCGCGGCATGCGCTTCACACTCACGGACGAAGGGCCGCTGACGGTGCGCATGAACCCCTCGCTGGCCGGAAGCGTGGTCGCCAACCTCGTGAAGAACGCCTTCGTGCACGGTGACGCCGGCGGAGAGATCGCGGTCACGGTGGCGCCGCGCAGGTTCACGGTCTCGAACAGTGGCGCGGGCGGTCCGCTCGACGCCGGGCATATCTTCGACCGCTTCTATCAGGGTGCGAAGAAGGAGGGTTCGACGGGGCTGGGGCTCGCCGTGGTCGATGCCGTGTGCCGTCTCTACGGGGCGAAGATCGCCTACTCCTATATAAACGGGCGGCATTGCTTCACGGTCGATTTTTAG
- a CDS encoding DUF4842 domain-containing protein, producing MKKIFPIFVLSSAMLFGACTNVDPVGDDTKGPGTPEEPVVTPEAPVVPSDFGWSAEAAVALTLESDVQTVVSVYSEEDCKGNSLLVEDALLESGVVSSFNLSVPAGAEKLYVKYPAASGADGVVALAVNGEDVDYKFPTDIVRSVYEKVPDFQYYYNSGVIMVEDMWPDFAASDADFNDLVVEYDLKTVECTTPGLRAGHGYKEGLVVTLDIRGVGSGLTRKAGLQLDFDTSLIESVETIVYKKEGQGVITEIKGGDFSIDVDKSQPDKVIILFDGVDKLVDGEHYQTTEGKIEVGKPMIRAYIKISGAPNRSELTGEASRKQAQAFRDVTSYPQNHDFFMVLKSGVEIHQKGFEPTSHYRNYAADSKDLMSSVPYCSRNNDVWVLRLPVGTPHVYDRVSIFSAYPDLKEWIESNGTQKRDWYKNYDHNLVPRYW from the coding sequence ATGAAAAAAATCTTCCCGATTTTTGTTTTGTCTTCTGCGATGCTGTTCGGGGCTTGTACCAATGTCGATCCCGTCGGGGACGACACCAAAGGTCCCGGAACGCCGGAAGAACCCGTTGTAACCCCCGAGGCGCCCGTCGTGCCGTCGGATTTCGGATGGTCCGCCGAGGCCGCCGTAGCGCTGACGCTCGAATCGGACGTGCAGACCGTCGTGTCGGTCTATTCGGAGGAGGACTGCAAAGGCAATTCGCTGCTCGTCGAGGACGCGCTGCTCGAGTCGGGCGTGGTCAGCTCTTTCAACCTGTCGGTTCCCGCCGGGGCTGAAAAACTCTATGTGAAATATCCTGCCGCGTCGGGTGCCGACGGCGTCGTTGCGCTGGCGGTGAACGGAGAGGATGTGGATTACAAATTCCCGACCGACATCGTGCGTTCGGTCTATGAGAAGGTGCCCGATTTCCAGTATTACTACAACTCGGGCGTCATCATGGTCGAGGACATGTGGCCCGATTTCGCGGCTTCGGACGCCGATTTCAACGACCTCGTGGTGGAGTACGACCTCAAGACGGTCGAATGCACCACGCCGGGCCTGCGGGCCGGACACGGCTACAAGGAGGGACTTGTCGTCACGCTCGACATCCGCGGTGTCGGCAGCGGCCTGACGCGGAAAGCGGGTCTTCAGCTCGATTTCGACACCTCGCTGATCGAGAGCGTCGAGACCATCGTCTACAAGAAGGAGGGTCAGGGTGTCATCACCGAGATCAAGGGCGGCGACTTCTCGATCGACGTGGACAAGAGCCAGCCGGATAAGGTAATCATCCTCTTCGACGGCGTGGACAAACTGGTCGACGGCGAACATTACCAGACCACCGAGGGCAAGATCGAGGTCGGCAAGCCGATGATCCGGGCCTATATCAAGATTTCGGGAGCCCCCAACCGTTCGGAACTGACCGGCGAGGCCAGCCGCAAACAGGCGCAGGCCTTCCGCGACGTGACCTCCTACCCGCAGAACCACGACTTTTTCATGGTGCTCAAGAGCGGCGTGGAGATTCACCAGAAGGGTTTCGAGCCGACCTCTCATTACAGGAACTACGCGGCCGATTCGAAGGACCTGATGTCATCTGTACCCTATTGCAGCAGGAACAACGACGTTTGGGTGCTGCGTCTTCCCGTCGGAACGCCCCACGTCTACGACCGGGTCAGCATCTTCTCGGCCTATCCCGATCTCAAGGAGTGGATCGAGAGCAACGGCACGCAGAAGCGCGACTGGTATAAGAATTACGACCACAACTTGGTTCCCCGTTACTGGTAG
- a CDS encoding PepSY-like domain-containing protein has translation MKKFTIILASLALMASTLTAFAGNDRIITVAELPAVSQQFIKAHFAGVEVSYAKVDEEMFDKDYKVVFVNGSKVEFAKNGQWTDVDCKYGEVPAAIVPQQIRDHVAQHFAGRKIVSIDRDKRGYEVKLDNGLELKFDLKFRLIEVDD, from the coding sequence ATGAAAAAGTTCACGATTATCCTCGCTTCTCTGGCCCTCATGGCCTCCACGCTTACCGCTTTCGCCGGCAACGACCGCATCATCACCGTCGCCGAACTCCCGGCCGTTTCGCAGCAGTTCATCAAGGCCCACTTCGCGGGCGTCGAGGTCTCCTACGCCAAGGTCGACGAGGAGATGTTCGACAAGGACTACAAGGTGGTCTTCGTCAACGGCTCGAAGGTCGAGTTCGCCAAGAACGGACAGTGGACGGATGTCGACTGCAAGTACGGCGAGGTTCCCGCAGCTATTGTTCCGCAGCAGATCCGCGACCATGTGGCCCAGCATTTCGCCGGTCGCAAGATCGTCTCGATCGACCGCGACAAGCGCGGCTACGAGGTGAAGCTCGACAACGGCCTCGAACTGAAATTCGACCTGAAGTTCCGCCTGATCGAAGTCGACGACTGA
- the gap gene encoding type I glyceraldehyde-3-phosphate dehydrogenase, whose translation MATIKIGINGFGRIGRLVFRAACTNDNIEVVGINDLVPVDYMAYMLKYDTMHGRFNGTVDFNAEKSLLIVNGKSIRVTAEKDPANLKWNEVGAEYVVESTGLFLTKEKAEAHIAAGAKYVVMSAPSKDDTPMFVCGVNTDTYKGQTIVSNASCTTNCLAPIAKVLNDKFGITDGLMTTVHSTTATQKTVDGPSMKDWRGGRAASGNIIPSSTGAAKAVGKVIPELNGKLTGMSMRVPTLDVSVVDLTVNLAKPAKYDEICAAMKEASEGELKGILGYTEEAVVSSDFLGDARTSIFDKAAGIALTDTFVKVVSWYDNEWGYSNKVLMLIEKMAAFNNK comes from the coding sequence ATGGCAACTATTAAAATCGGTATCAACGGTTTCGGCCGTATCGGCCGTCTGGTGTTCCGTGCAGCCTGCACGAACGACAACATCGAAGTGGTGGGCATCAACGACCTGGTTCCCGTGGACTACATGGCTTACATGCTCAAATACGACACGATGCATGGCCGCTTCAACGGCACGGTGGATTTCAACGCCGAGAAGAGCCTGCTGATCGTAAACGGCAAGTCGATCCGCGTTACCGCCGAGAAGGATCCCGCAAACCTGAAGTGGAACGAGGTAGGTGCCGAGTACGTCGTAGAGTCGACGGGTCTGTTCCTCACCAAGGAGAAGGCCGAGGCTCATATCGCAGCCGGTGCCAAGTACGTCGTTATGTCGGCTCCCTCGAAGGACGACACCCCGATGTTCGTATGCGGCGTGAACACCGACACCTACAAGGGTCAGACGATTGTTTCGAACGCATCGTGCACCACGAACTGCCTTGCACCGATCGCCAAGGTCCTGAACGACAAGTTCGGCATCACCGACGGTCTGATGACCACCGTTCACTCGACCACCGCAACGCAGAAGACCGTCGACGGTCCCTCGATGAAGGACTGGCGCGGCGGCCGTGCCGCTTCGGGCAACATCATCCCCTCGTCGACCGGTGCTGCAAAGGCCGTAGGCAAGGTGATCCCCGAGCTGAACGGTAAGCTGACCGGTATGTCGATGCGCGTTCCGACCCTCGACGTTTCGGTTGTCGACCTGACCGTGAACTTGGCCAAGCCCGCCAAGTACGATGAGATCTGCGCTGCCATGAAGGAGGCTTCGGAAGGCGAACTGAAAGGTATCCTGGGTTACACCGAGGAGGCTGTCGTTTCGTCGGACTTCCTTGGCGACGCCCGTACGTCGATCTTCGACAAGGCTGCCGGTATCGCACTGACCGACACCTTCGTAAAGGTCGTTTCGTGGTACGACAACGAGTGGGGATACTCGAACAAGGTCCTCATGCTCATCGAGAAGATGGCCGCTTTCAACAACAAATAA
- a CDS encoding MlaE family ABC transporter permease has translation MLKVFELIGRYFMLMGKVFSRPEKAAIYRRRIVFEMEALGVNSIGLTAIISVFIGAVITLQMCINLDSPFIPRSLVGYATRETMILEFSSAVVALILAGKVGSSIASEIGTMRITEQIDALEIMGVNSASYLILPKIVAAMLFFPFLTILSILIGILGGWIIAAVTGIMIPADYVDGLLMDFKPYSITYTLIKTVVFAYIITSISAFYGYNARGNSMEVGAASTRAVVASCVVILLFDLILTQVLLI, from the coding sequence ATGCTGAAGGTATTCGAACTCATAGGCCGCTATTTCATGTTGATGGGAAAGGTTTTTTCCCGTCCGGAGAAGGCGGCGATCTACCGCCGGCGCATCGTTTTCGAAATGGAGGCGCTGGGCGTCAACTCGATCGGCCTGACGGCCATCATCTCGGTATTCATCGGCGCGGTCATCACGCTGCAGATGTGCATCAACCTCGATTCGCCGTTCATCCCCCGTTCGCTGGTGGGCTACGCCACGCGCGAGACGATGATTCTGGAATTCTCGTCGGCGGTCGTGGCGCTGATTCTCGCCGGCAAGGTCGGGTCGTCGATCGCCTCGGAGATCGGTACGATGCGCATCACCGAGCAGATCGACGCTCTGGAGATCATGGGCGTCAATTCGGCCTCGTACCTGATCCTTCCGAAGATCGTCGCCGCGATGCTCTTCTTCCCGTTCCTCACGATCCTTTCGATCCTGATCGGCATCCTCGGCGGGTGGATCATCGCCGCCGTCACGGGCATCATGATTCCGGCCGATTATGTCGACGGCCTGCTGATGGATTTCAAACCCTATTCGATCACCTACACGCTCATCAAGACCGTCGTCTTCGCCTACATCATCACCTCGATCTCGGCCTTCTACGGCTACAACGCCCGGGGCAATTCGATGGAGGTCGGCGCCGCGTCGACGCGCGCCGTGGTGGCCAGTTGTGTGGTGATCCTGCTTTTCGACCTCATCCTTACGCAAGTTCTGCTCATATGA
- a CDS encoding ABC transporter ATP-binding protein, whose translation MIRAEHIVKSFDGRVVLDDISVEFETGKTNLIIGRSGSGKTVLLKTLVGLHEPDSGDVWYDDVNFTKLGFRDRKAIRKDIGMIFQGGALLDSSTVEENVRLPLDLFTSQSSKEKMERVNFCLQRVRLENVNHLYPAELSGGMIKRVAIARAIVMNPRYLFCDEPNSGLDPQTSIVIDNLIHEITQEYGITTIINTHDMNSVMEIGEKIVYIHGGRKWWEGTKDDILHADNRELNDFVFASAMAKRAKKVAE comes from the coding sequence ATGATACGCGCCGAACATATCGTCAAATCGTTCGACGGGCGGGTGGTGCTCGACGACATCTCGGTGGAATTCGAGACCGGGAAGACCAACCTCATCATCGGCCGCAGCGGCTCGGGTAAGACCGTGCTGCTCAAGACGCTGGTGGGACTCCACGAGCCCGACTCGGGTGACGTGTGGTATGATGATGTCAACTTCACGAAGCTGGGATTCCGCGACCGCAAGGCCATTCGCAAGGATATCGGCATGATCTTTCAGGGCGGGGCGCTGCTCGACTCGTCGACCGTCGAGGAGAATGTCCGGCTGCCGCTCGACCTCTTTACCTCGCAGAGCTCGAAGGAGAAGATGGAGCGCGTGAACTTCTGCCTGCAGCGGGTGCGCCTCGAAAACGTCAACCACCTCTATCCGGCCGAGCTGTCGGGCGGCATGATCAAGCGTGTGGCCATCGCCCGCGCCATCGTGATGAATCCCCGCTACTTATTCTGCGACGAGCCCAACTCGGGCCTCGATCCCCAGACCTCGATCGTCATCGACAACCTGATCCACGAGATCACGCAGGAATACGGCATCACGACGATCATCAATACGCACGACATGAACTCGGTGATGGAGATCGGCGAGAAAATTGTATACATCCACGGCGGCCGCAAGTGGTGGGAGGGAACCAAGGACGATATCCTCCACGCCGACAACCGCGAACTCAACGATTTCGTCTTCGCGTCGGCCATGGCCAAGCGGGCCAAGAAGGTCGCGGAATAG
- a CDS encoding beta-ketoacyl-ACP synthase III, whose translation MGKITAAITGVGQYLPEYILTNDELSQMVDTNDEWIMSHTGIKTRHILKGEGVGSSYMGARAVINLLDKTGVDPMSIDVVICATVTPDMFFPSTGNLIADQAGCKNAFAFDVSAACSGFLFALTTGSKFIEAGTSKRVIVVGADKMSSIVDYTDRSTCPLFGDAAAAVLLEANTEGYGVIDSILRSDGSGEMQLYMKAGGSRYPASVETVQNNWHTIMWDGHAVFKAAVSKMSDVSVEMMERHNLKGEDVRFLVPHQANLRIIDATARRMGITQDKCMINIDRNGNTTAATIPTCLFDYEKELRKGDNLILAAFGGGYTWGATYVKWAYDGEKA comes from the coding sequence ATGGGTAAGATTACAGCAGCGATAACGGGAGTGGGACAGTACCTTCCGGAGTATATCCTCACCAACGACGAGTTGAGCCAGATGGTCGACACCAACGATGAGTGGATCATGTCGCACACCGGTATCAAGACGCGCCACATCCTCAAGGGCGAAGGCGTCGGCAGTTCCTACATGGGAGCCCGCGCCGTCATCAACCTGCTCGACAAGACGGGCGTCGATCCGATGTCGATCGATGTGGTGATCTGCGCCACCGTGACTCCCGATATGTTCTTCCCTTCGACGGGTAACCTGATCGCCGATCAGGCCGGCTGCAAGAATGCCTTCGCATTCGACGTTTCGGCCGCCTGCAGCGGATTTCTGTTCGCCCTGACGACGGGTTCCAAGTTCATCGAGGCCGGCACGAGCAAGCGGGTCATCGTCGTGGGCGCCGACAAGATGTCGTCGATCGTCGACTATACCGACCGTTCGACCTGCCCGCTCTTCGGTGACGCGGCGGCTGCCGTGCTGCTGGAGGCCAATACCGAGGGCTACGGTGTGATCGATTCGATCCTGCGTTCCGACGGCTCGGGCGAGATGCAGCTCTACATGAAGGCGGGCGGTTCGCGCTACCCGGCTTCGGTCGAGACCGTGCAGAACAACTGGCACACCATCATGTGGGACGGACACGCCGTATTCAAGGCCGCCGTGTCGAAGATGTCCGACGTTTCGGTGGAGATGATGGAGCGTCACAACCTCAAGGGCGAGGACGTTCGTTTCTTGGTGCCCCATCAGGCCAACCTGCGCATCATCGACGCCACGGCGCGCCGCATGGGCATCACGCAGGACAAGTGCATGATTAACATCGACCGCAACGGCAACACTACGGCCGCCACGATCCCGACGTGCCTTTTCGACTACGAGAAGGAGCTTCGCAAGGGCGACAACCTGATCCTCGCAGCTTTCGGCGGCGGTTACACTTGGGGCGCAACCTATGTGAAGTGGGCTTACGACGGCGAGAAAGCATAG
- a CDS encoding YqaA family protein has protein sequence MEAITQFLIDWGYWGLFLSALIAGSILPFSSEAVMVVLVGMGLDPVWCVVAAALGNTLGGMTCYWIGTLGKTEWITRLGVSTRQLARARKFLSGRGALMAFFSFLPTIGEAIAIVLGLMRSNVWLTGGSMLAGKTVRYIVVLATFQGALSLF, from the coding sequence ATGGAAGCAATCACGCAATTTCTCATCGACTGGGGCTACTGGGGCCTCTTCCTCTCGGCGCTCATCGCCGGGAGCATCCTGCCGTTCAGCTCCGAAGCGGTGATGGTGGTACTCGTCGGCATGGGTCTCGATCCCGTGTGGTGCGTTGTCGCGGCCGCGCTGGGCAATACGCTCGGCGGCATGACCTGCTATTGGATCGGGACGCTGGGCAAGACCGAGTGGATCACCCGGCTGGGGGTCTCGACGCGCCAGTTGGCCCGGGCCCGGAAATTCCTCTCCGGACGCGGGGCGCTGATGGCCTTCTTCTCGTTCCTGCCCACCATCGGCGAAGCCATCGCCATCGTGCTGGGGCTGATGCGCAGCAACGTGTGGCTGACCGGCGGTTCGATGCTTGCGGGCAAGACTGTGCGTTACATTGTCGTACTGGCGACCTTCCAAGGCGCCCTATCCCTTTTCTGA
- a CDS encoding GNAT family N-acetyltransferase yields MEIRKTETPSRELLLLADEVEASVADYIGRGTCYAAYDGERIIGQYVLIHTRPFTAEVVNIAVVPDRQRQGIATALLAHAVDTARRAGFHRLEIGTGDSGFGQIALYERCGFVRCGIDEDYFRKFSPEPIFENGVECRHMVRLRMELV; encoded by the coding sequence ATGGAAATCCGCAAAACGGAAACCCCTTCGCGGGAACTGCTGCTGCTGGCCGATGAGGTGGAAGCCTCGGTAGCCGACTACATCGGCCGCGGAACGTGCTACGCCGCTTACGACGGCGAACGGATCATCGGACAATATGTGCTGATCCACACGCGTCCCTTCACGGCCGAGGTCGTGAACATCGCCGTCGTGCCCGACCGCCAGCGGCAGGGCATCGCCACCGCCCTGCTCGCCCACGCCGTCGACACGGCCCGCCGGGCGGGATTCCACCGCCTCGAAATCGGCACGGGCGATTCGGGATTCGGACAAATCGCCCTCTACGAACGCTGCGGCTTCGTCCGCTGCGGCATCGACGAAGACTATTTTCGGAAATTCAGCCCCGAGCCGATTTTCGAAAACGGCGTCGAATGCCGCCACATGGTGCGCCTGCGCATGGAACTCGTCTGA
- a CDS encoding ferritin produces MLSKKLHEAMNAQINAELWSAYLYLSMSMDAEAKGLKGVANWFFVQFQEEQDHARIFMNYILSRDAEVKLLPIEEVRTKWASPLEMFQDTLKHEKEVTAMIGNLAAIAAEDKDYASSNMLVWFVDEQVEEEESARDMITACEAVEGNKFGLYMLDKELAARTYTQASPLATANA; encoded by the coding sequence ATGTTAAGCAAGAAATTACACGAAGCGATGAACGCTCAGATCAATGCCGAGCTCTGGTCGGCCTATCTTTATCTTTCGATGTCGATGGACGCCGAGGCCAAGGGGCTGAAGGGCGTTGCCAACTGGTTCTTCGTTCAGTTCCAAGAGGAGCAGGACCACGCGCGCATCTTCATGAACTACATCCTCTCGCGTGACGCCGAGGTGAAACTGCTTCCGATCGAAGAGGTACGCACCAAGTGGGCTTCTCCGCTGGAGATGTTTCAGGATACGCTCAAGCACGAGAAAGAGGTTACGGCCATGATCGGCAATCTGGCGGCCATCGCCGCCGAGGACAAGGATTACGCTTCGTCGAACATGCTCGTCTGGTTCGTCGACGAGCAGGTCGAGGAGGAGGAGTCGGCACGCGACATGATCACCGCCTGCGAGGCCGTCGAGGGCAACAAGTTCGGTCTCTACATGCTCGACAAGGAGCTGGCAGCCCGCACTTACACGCAGGCTTCGCCGCTGGCGACCGCCAACGCTTAA